The sequence ACGTATGAATACTATTTATCAGACAACCATTACCAATATCGGCGACAGCGCCCGCGAGGCGCTGCTTGATGACATGCTCATCACCTTCCGCGAAGGCGCTCCCAAAGATATTGAAGAGTTCTGTTTTATCCACCAGCACAGCACCACTGATGGGGAGTTACAGGCGGGCAACATTATGGAACTGGCGCAACTGCGCTATGTGATCACGGCGGTGGGCGAAGTGGCCACCCAAAACCTGCGGGAGCTGGGCCACGTCACTATCCGATTCAATGGTGATAAGCAGCCCGAGTTCCCCGGTTCCATCCATGTGAATGGCCCGACACCCAGTGATATTCCGGTCGGCAGCGCATTGAAATTTAGTCGTTAATTTATTTATCAATTTATATCCGACGTACTTGGAGTTGCAGCGCTTTTAGTTGCAACTTCAAGTGTGAAGGATATTAGCCAAAGTCATTGGAGTTGCAGCAAGGCAACCAACGAACGAATCCCAATGAGCTGACATCAGTCAGTGATTTGGGTAAGTGAGTGCAGCTAACACCGCTGCAACTTCAAGTACGAAGGATAATGGAGGTGTATATGTCACAACAACAAGTCGCAGTAGTCATTGGTGGTGGACAAACTCTGGGCGCATTCTTGTGCCACGGTCTTGCCGAAGCGGGTTATAAAGTGGCGGTTGCTGATTTAAATTCAGATAACGCACAATTGGTCGCGGATCAGATTAATGCAGAGTATGGCGCAGATATCGCCCGTGGTTTTCAGGTTGATGCCACCAATGAAAGCAGCGTAGAGATGCTGGCAAAAGCAGTCGATCAGCGCTTTCATCAAACAGATTTATTGGTTTACAGTGCCGGTATCGCCAAAGCCGCGCCGATTACAGATTTCCCGTTAGATGATTTTGACCGCTCATTGCAGGTGAATTTGGTGGGCTATTTCTTGTGCGCCCGTGAGTTCTCTCGGTTAATGATTCGTGATGGTAATGGCGGACGCATTATCCAAATCAATTCCAAATCGGGTAAAGTGGGCAGCAAACATAACTCTGGTTACAGTGCAGCGAAGTTTGGCGGTGTCGGCCTGACACAATCACTGGCATTGGATTTGGCGGATTATGGAATTACCGTGCATTCACTGATGTTAGGTAACTTACTTAAATCGCCGATGTTCCAATCACTTTTACCGCAGTACGCCGCTAAGTTAGGCATTAAGCCAGAAGAAGTTGAGAAGTACTATACCGATAAAGTCCCCCTAAAACGGGGTTGTGATTATCAAGATGTGCTGAACACCCTGCTGTTCTACGCCAGTGATAAAGCCGCCTATTGCACCGGCCAATCCATCAATATCACTGGCGGGCAGGTGATGTTTTAAGGCTGTAAACACCCGAATCACTGACTCGCACCAGTGATTCGGGTAATCATGACAGCAAACGAAAGCATCCCGATGAGCTTACATGAGTAAGTGATTCGGGTAAGTGAGTGCAGCTAACGCCGTTTCAGCCCCAAGGGAGAAGAGTCTTACTCAAAGCCATTGGGGTTGCAGCAAGGCAGCAAACGAAAGCATCCCGATGAGCTTACATGAGTAAGTGATTCGGGTGAATGAGTGCAGCTAACGCCGCTGCAGCGCCAAGGGAGAAGAGTAAATGGCCCTCATCAGCATCATTATCATTGCCTGGCTACTGCAAATCGTACTGGGTTGGTGGCAAATTAATCAGTTTAACCGTGCCTTTGACCGCCTGTGTCAACACAGCCAATCGGTGGGGGTGGGCCGCTCTGGTGGACGTTTTAAGCCCAGAGTGGTGATGGCTTTAGCTTTTGATGAGAATATGCGGGTCCGTGACAGCATGATCATGCGTGGAATCAGTGTTTT comes from Yersinia mollaretii ATCC 43969 and encodes:
- the srlB gene encoding PTS glucitol/sorbitol transporter subunit IIA — translated: MNTIYQTTITNIGDSAREALLDDMLITFREGAPKDIEEFCFIHQHSTTDGELQAGNIMELAQLRYVITAVGEVATQNLRELGHVTIRFNGDKQPEFPGSIHVNGPTPSDIPVGSALKFSR
- the srlD gene encoding sorbitol-6-phosphate dehydrogenase, with product MSQQQVAVVIGGGQTLGAFLCHGLAEAGYKVAVADLNSDNAQLVADQINAEYGADIARGFQVDATNESSVEMLAKAVDQRFHQTDLLVYSAGIAKAAPITDFPLDDFDRSLQVNLVGYFLCAREFSRLMIRDGNGGRIIQINSKSGKVGSKHNSGYSAAKFGGVGLTQSLALDLADYGITVHSLMLGNLLKSPMFQSLLPQYAAKLGIKPEEVEKYYTDKVPLKRGCDYQDVLNTLLFYASDKAAYCTGQSINITGGQVMF
- the gutM gene encoding transcriptional regulator GutM; the protein is MALISIIIIAWLLQIVLGWWQINQFNRAFDRLCQHSQSVGVGRSGGRFKPRVVMALAFDENMRVRDSMIMRGISVFARPRPLTHLHGLHQQDLIPNVIFPTDTACQTALSLAIKPKS